The Gordonia terrae genome contains the following window.
CCGCCGGGTCGGTCACCGCCTACCTCGACGACGAGAACATGCTGCTCTCGACCACCGCGGCGTCGAAGCACCCGAAGGAGCACTTCGACTTCTTCCCGCTCACCGTGGACGTCGAGGAGCGGATGTACGCCGCCGGACGCATCCCCGGATCGTTCTTCCGTCGAGAGGGCCGCCCCTCGACCGACGCGATCCTGACCTGTCGCCTCATCGACCGTCCGCTGCGCCCGTCGTTCGTCGACGGTCTCCGCAACGAGATCCAGGTCGTCGTGACCGTCCTCTCGCTCAACCCCAACGACCTCTACGACGTCGTCGCGATCAACGCCGCGTCGGCCTCGACCCAGCTCGCCGGCCTGCCGTTCTCCGGCCCCGTCGGCGGCGTGCGCGTCGCGCTCATCCCGACCGAGGAGAACAAGGCCGGACAGTGGGTCGCGTTCCCGACCGTCGAGCAGCTCGAGGGCGCCGTGTTCGACATGGTCGTCGCGGGCCGCATCGTCGCCGGCTCCGGTGACACCGCCGACGTCGCGATCATGATGGTCGAGGCAGAGGCCACCGACAATGTCATCGACCTCGTCGCCGGTGGCGCACAGGCGCCGACCGAGGCGATCGTGGCCGAGGGCCTCGAAGCCGCCAAGCCGTTCATCGCCCGCCTCTGCGAGGCGCAGAAGTCCCTGGCCGCCGCCGCGGCCAAGGAGACCGCCGAGTTCCCGCTGTACCCGCCGTACCAGTCGGACGTCTACGACGCCGTGGCCGCCGCTGCCACCGATCGCCTGTCGGAGATCCTGACGATCGCGGGCAAGCAGGAGCGCGACGACAAGACCGACGAGCTCAAGGCCGACATCCTGGCCCAGCTCGGCGAGCAGTTCGAGGGTCGCGAGAAGGAGATCGGCGGCGCCTACCGGTCGCTGACCAAGAAGCTCGTGCGCCAGCGCATCCTGACCGACCACTTCCGCATCGACGGTCGCGGCATCACCGACATCCGCGCGCTGTCGGCCGAGGTCGCCATCATCCCGCGTGCGCACGGCAGCGCGCTGTTCGAGCGCGGCGAGACCCAGATCATGGGTGTCACCACCCTCGACATGGTCAAGATGGCGCAGCAGATCGACTCGCTCGGACCCGAGACGTCGAAGCGGTACATGCACCACTACAACTTCCCGCCGTACTCGACCGGTGAGACCGGCCGCGTCGGTTCGCCCAAGCGTCGCGAGATCGGCCACGGCGCGCTCGCCGAGCGTGCCCTGGTGCCGGTGTTGCCGAGTGTCGAGGACTTCCCGTACGCGATCCGTCAGGTCTCCGAGGCATTGAGCTCCAACGGTTCGACCTCGATGGGTTCGGTCTGCGCGTCGACCATGTCGCTGCTGAATGCCGGTGTGCCGCTGCGCGCCCCGGTGGCCGGTATCGCCATGGGCCTCGTCTCCGACACCGTCGACGGCGAAACCCGTTATGTCGCACTGACCGAC
Protein-coding sequences here:
- a CDS encoding polyribonucleotide nucleotidyltransferase; its protein translation is MTDVNTTEDFADDYDDAITEATAVIDNGSFGSRTIRFETGRLALQAAGSVTAYLDDENMLLSTTAASKHPKEHFDFFPLTVDVEERMYAAGRIPGSFFRREGRPSTDAILTCRLIDRPLRPSFVDGLRNEIQVVVTVLSLNPNDLYDVVAINAASASTQLAGLPFSGPVGGVRVALIPTEENKAGQWVAFPTVEQLEGAVFDMVVAGRIVAGSGDTADVAIMMVEAEATDNVIDLVAGGAQAPTEAIVAEGLEAAKPFIARLCEAQKSLAAAAAKETAEFPLYPPYQSDVYDAVAAAATDRLSEILTIAGKQERDDKTDELKADILAQLGEQFEGREKEIGGAYRSLTKKLVRQRILTDHFRIDGRGITDIRALSAEVAIIPRAHGSALFERGETQIMGVTTLDMVKMAQQIDSLGPETSKRYMHHYNFPPYSTGETGRVGSPKRREIGHGALAERALVPVLPSVEDFPYAIRQVSEALSSNGSTSMGSVCASTMSLLNAGVPLRAPVAGIAMGLVSDTVDGETRYVALTDILGAEDAFGDMDFKVAGTKDFVTALQLDTKLDGIPSQVLAGALSQAKDARLTILDVMAEAIDEPDEMSPFAPRITTIKIPMDKIGELIGPKGKTINGITEETGANVSIEDDGTVFVGAADGPSAQAAIDRINAIANPQLPKVGERFLGTVVKTTAFGAFVSLLPGRDGLVHISKLGKGKRINKVEDVVNVGSKLRVEIADIDERGKISLVPVDDDADKAEAPAAEAATADA